In one Poecilia reticulata strain Guanapo linkage group LG8, Guppy_female_1.0+MT, whole genome shotgun sequence genomic region, the following are encoded:
- the mmd2a gene encoding monocyte to macrophage differentiation factor 2a isoform X2, producing the protein MDFKKTKFGRYMNCRVPANKRYQPTEYEHAANCATHAIWIFPSMVGGSVLYFLSVDKWHRVAALLYGSGLTGLFLTSTLFHTAAWKISHLRKVEERFHKCDRMAIYFFIAASYSPWLMLRELGPWTYHMRWLIWVMACFGSTYVFFFHERYKLGELLGYVTMGAVPALVILSMVNRAGVCELALGGIFYAVGVAFFKSDGLVPFAHAIWHLFVAVGAGIHYYAIWRYLYLAGPQPQTSR; encoded by the exons ATGGACTTCAAGAAGACAAAATTTGGAAG GTACATGAATTGCAGGGTGCCGGCCAACAAGAGATACCAGCCCACAGAGTACGAACACGCAGCCAACTGTGCCACACACGCG atttggatTTTTCCCAGCATGGTGGGCGGGTCTGTGctttacttcctgtctgtggACAAATGGCACCGGGTGGCTGCCTTACTCTATGGGAGCGGCCTGACCGGCCTCTTCCTCACCTCGACGCTCTTCCACACGGCTGCCTGGAAGATCAGCCATCTCCG gaaggtggaggaacGTTTCCACAAGTGTGACCGGATGGCCATCTACTTCTTCATCGCTGCCTCCTATTCCCCCTG GTTGATGCTGAGGGAGCTAGGACCCTGGACGTACCACATGCGCTGGCTGATCTGGGTTATGGCTTGCTTTGGGTCCacgtatgtcttttttttccacgaGAG GTACAAACTGGGAGAGCTGCTGGGATATGTGACAATGGGAGCTGTTCCTGCATTGGTCATTCTGTCCATG GTGAACCGTGCAGGTGTGTGCGAACTCGCTCTGGGAGGCATCTTCTACGCGGTGGGCGTGGCCTTCTTCAAGAGCGATGGGCTCGTCCCATTCGCCCACGCCATATGGCATCTTTTCGTTGCGGTCGGAGCGGGCATTCATTACTACGCCATCTGGAGGTACCTGTACCTGGCGGGACCACAGCCACAGACGTCGAGGTGA
- the mmd2a gene encoding monocyte to macrophage differentiation factor 2a isoform X3, with the protein MLQISERARMRGSNQFNFNLSPGIIVCPPSGYSGVERYMNCRVPANKRYQPTEYEHAANCATHAIWIFPSMVGGSVLYFLSVDKWHRVAALLYGSGLTGLFLTSTLFHTAAWKISHLRKVEERFHKCDRMAIYFFIAASYSPWLMLRELGPWTYHMRWLIWVMACFGSTYVFFFHERYKLGELLGYVTMGAVPALVILSMSEAGTCLLQRVSSEHIISSLC; encoded by the exons ATGTTACAGATTAGTGAGCGCGCGCGCATGCGAGGGAGCAATCAGTTCAATTTCAATCTTTCTCCTGGAATCATCGTGTGTCCTCCGTCGGGGTACAGTGGCGTTGAAAG GTACATGAATTGCAGGGTGCCGGCCAACAAGAGATACCAGCCCACAGAGTACGAACACGCAGCCAACTGTGCCACACACGCG atttggatTTTTCCCAGCATGGTGGGCGGGTCTGTGctttacttcctgtctgtggACAAATGGCACCGGGTGGCTGCCTTACTCTATGGGAGCGGCCTGACCGGCCTCTTCCTCACCTCGACGCTCTTCCACACGGCTGCCTGGAAGATCAGCCATCTCCG gaaggtggaggaacGTTTCCACAAGTGTGACCGGATGGCCATCTACTTCTTCATCGCTGCCTCCTATTCCCCCTG GTTGATGCTGAGGGAGCTAGGACCCTGGACGTACCACATGCGCTGGCTGATCTGGGTTATGGCTTGCTTTGGGTCCacgtatgtcttttttttccacgaGAG GTACAAACTGGGAGAGCTGCTGGGATATGTGACAATGGGAGCTGTTCCTGCATTGGTCATTCTGTCCATG AGTGAAGCTGGGACCTGTTTGCTTCAGCGCGTTTCCTCCGAACACATCATCTCCTCGCTCTGCTAA
- the mmd2a gene encoding monocyte to macrophage differentiation factor 2a isoform X1: MLQISERARMRGSNQFNFNLSPGIIVCPPSGYSGVERYMNCRVPANKRYQPTEYEHAANCATHAIWIFPSMVGGSVLYFLSVDKWHRVAALLYGSGLTGLFLTSTLFHTAAWKISHLRKVEERFHKCDRMAIYFFIAASYSPWLMLRELGPWTYHMRWLIWVMACFGSTYVFFFHERYKLGELLGYVTMGAVPALVILSMVNRAGVCELALGGIFYAVGVAFFKSDGLVPFAHAIWHLFVAVGAGIHYYAIWRYLYLAGPQPQTSR; this comes from the exons ATGTTACAGATTAGTGAGCGCGCGCGCATGCGAGGGAGCAATCAGTTCAATTTCAATCTTTCTCCTGGAATCATCGTGTGTCCTCCGTCGGGGTACAGTGGCGTTGAAAG GTACATGAATTGCAGGGTGCCGGCCAACAAGAGATACCAGCCCACAGAGTACGAACACGCAGCCAACTGTGCCACACACGCG atttggatTTTTCCCAGCATGGTGGGCGGGTCTGTGctttacttcctgtctgtggACAAATGGCACCGGGTGGCTGCCTTACTCTATGGGAGCGGCCTGACCGGCCTCTTCCTCACCTCGACGCTCTTCCACACGGCTGCCTGGAAGATCAGCCATCTCCG gaaggtggaggaacGTTTCCACAAGTGTGACCGGATGGCCATCTACTTCTTCATCGCTGCCTCCTATTCCCCCTG GTTGATGCTGAGGGAGCTAGGACCCTGGACGTACCACATGCGCTGGCTGATCTGGGTTATGGCTTGCTTTGGGTCCacgtatgtcttttttttccacgaGAG GTACAAACTGGGAGAGCTGCTGGGATATGTGACAATGGGAGCTGTTCCTGCATTGGTCATTCTGTCCATG GTGAACCGTGCAGGTGTGTGCGAACTCGCTCTGGGAGGCATCTTCTACGCGGTGGGCGTGGCCTTCTTCAAGAGCGATGGGCTCGTCCCATTCGCCCACGCCATATGGCATCTTTTCGTTGCGGTCGGAGCGGGCATTCATTACTACGCCATCTGGAGGTACCTGTACCTGGCGGGACCACAGCCACAGACGTCGAGGTGA